In Antennarius striatus isolate MH-2024 chromosome 10, ASM4005453v1, whole genome shotgun sequence, one DNA window encodes the following:
- the LOC137602967 gene encoding CD209 antigen-like has product MDVMEMENDVYFNKSLTMEELITKDVQRRKPPSRCLTVSLGLLCAVLLAGNIGQIIYYEIAVHHLSAEASPSPRLDSLQGGDERKSCEARLSNATGETKKLQQRLDSLTNERDRLQTGFHKIKNERDQMRTSYNASRRESDRLRTSYDDVQRKLKGLQSDYDKVTARNNRLRIEYDGLQKEKSKQRSSLQQLQRNHSSLRRDMDQLGRNYDEMSSRITRLQSRYDSLRRDNEQLKANHSGLLTDEHQLRTLLDAVRRSRMCDTGWTKFNTGCYFVSTEKKNWTSSREECIANGADLVVVDSRDEQVFINRLVNSTQNAWIGLNDFYQEGKWMWVDGSAITTRYWQDDQPNSYGGEQDCGELVPSGTSSGIGEWNDDGCFAVQIWICEK; this is encoded by the exons ATGGATGTGATGGAAATGGAAAACGACGTTTATTTCAATAAGAGTCTCACAATGGAAGAGCTCATTACTAAAG ATGTTCAGAGGAGAAAGCCTCCGTCTAGATGCCTGACTGTAAGTCTTGGGTTGCTGTGTGCCGTCCTGCTGGCGGGTAACATCGGACAGATTATTTACT ATGAGATAGCCGTCCATCACTTATCGGCGGAGGCCAGCCCCAGCCCTCGGCTCGATTCCCTGCAGGGCGGCGACGAGAGGAAAAGCTGCGAGGCCAGGCTGAGCAACGCCACTGGAGAAACCAAGAAGCTGCAACAACGCTTAGATTCCCTGACCAACGAAAGGGATCGACTCCAAACCGGTttccacaaaataaaaaacgaGAGGGACCAGATGCGAACGAGCTACAACGCCTCGAGACGAGAGAGCGATCGCTTACGTACGAGCTACGACGACGTGCAGAGGAAGCTCAAGGGTCTGCAGAGCGATTACGACAAGGTGACGGCGAGGAACAACCGGCTCCGGATCGAATACGACGGCCTGCAAAAGGAGAAGAGCAAACAACGTTCAtccctccagcagctgcagagGAATCACTCCTCGCTGAGGAGGGACATGGACCAGTTGGGACGAAACTACGACGAGATGAGTAGCAGAATAACCCGCCTTCAGTCCAGGTACGATTCGCTGCGGCGCGACAACGAGCAGCTGAAGGCCAATCACAGCGGCCTGCTAACGGACGAGCACCAGCTGAGGACGCTGCTCGACGCCGTCAGACGAA GTCGGATGTGTGATACGGGTTGGACCAAGTTCAACACCGGATGTTATTTCGTTTCCACGGAGAAGAAGAACTGGACGAGCAGCAGGGAGGAATGCATCGCCAACGGCGCCGATCTGGTCGTGGTGGACAGCAGAGACGAGCAG GTGTTCATCAACCGGTTGGTGAACTCCACCCAGAACGCCTGGATCGGTCTGAACGACTTCTACCAAGAGGGGAAGTGGATGTGGGTGGACGGGAGCGCCATCACCACCCG GTACTGGCAGGACGACCAACCCAACAGCTACGGCGGGGAGCAGGACTGTGGAGAACTGGTGCCATCGGGAACGTCATCGGGAATCGGAGAGTGGAACGACGACGGATGCTTTGCGGTGCAGATTTGGATCTGTGAAAAATAA